The sequence AATAAATGTAATAATAGCTGGAAGTACAATCCCCATTAATAGATAGACAAAGAAATCATTATTACCTTGTTTCCCCCAAATAGCTATTGGAGCAATCAATGAGTTTAAACCCAGACCCGCTAACTCATAGCTCGTCTTAAAATGAAAGACGGTTGTCGCTATAGGTGCACAAATAATAGAGGCCAAAAATGGACCAGCTACTAGTTGTGGATGTTTGATAAGATTTGGAAATTGTACTTTTGGAGTAATTAATCCTTGTGCAAGATTACCACCTAAATCATTTTGTCGGAAAGACATTACCGTAAATCCAACAAATTGTGCTGTACAACCTATCAATGCAGCAGCTGATGATACTGGGTCTAATTGTAATGCAATTGCCAGTGCTGCTGAAGATGCTGGCGTCATTAACAAAATACTCCAGACTAACGCTATAACACTTGAACCAAATAGTGGAGACACAGTAATTGATTGTGCCATAAAACCACTTAAATCGACTAAAAGTGGTGTAGTTACTGCTGCTAGACCTAATCCGGCTACGCCCCCCACAACAACTGCAACAAAAGGAATAAATACCATATCTAAAATCGTTTTACCTGTTAACCATAAACCCACTAACGTTGCAATTATCCCTGCTAAAACTGCTGATATTGGTTGCCCTGAGACG comes from Brochothrix thermosphacta DSM 20171 = FSL F6-1036 and encodes:
- a CDS encoding PTS transporter subunit IIC; translation: MKTETMKEENMRFIDYVYRVSAGVANAVLVMLGIGLLIETIGGFLNWPAFIGIGTIAKSLLAPAFGVAIAYQLKGNTLVVFSSMIAATVGGAAVHFVEGANAATGGVGLVFVSGQPISAVLAGIIATLVGLWLTGKTILDMVFIPFVAVVVGGVAGLGLAAVTTPLLVDLSGFMAQSITVSPLFGSSVIALVWSILLMTPASSAALAIALQLDPVSSAAALIGCTAQFVGFTVMSFRQNDLGGNLAQGLITPKVQFPNLIKHPQLVAGPFLASIICAPIATTVFHFKTSYELAGLGLNSLIAPIAIWGKQGNNDFFVYLLMGIVLPAIITFIVHQVMLKLKWVNRKDLKMEVM